The genomic stretch CTAAAAAAGGTTGGCAACCATTCTCCCCCGCCTCCGCCCTTATCTTCACCGTTCCCCCAATCCGCCTCCATCGTAGCGCTAAGGCTGGCTACCCGAGGGCTAGTAGCGGAAGGGCCCGTGGCCGGAGGGCCAACCGCCAGCGAGCCAGCTGCCGGGGACCCGTTGGCAACCCTGTTGGCCCGGTCGGAATGATTGTGCCGAGCCGCATCCAGAACCCCGTCGCTAAACAGGCAAAGGATATCTCCGCTCCGCAACCGATAACGAACCGGGTGGATCTCAATCTGGTCCAGGATCCCGGCTGGCAGGCTGGGGGAGCGCACCATGGCCACCCGTCTCCCCCTCTTCACCAGGCTGGGCAAGGCGCCAACTTTAATAAACTCCCCCTCGCCGGAATGCAGGTTCAATATCACCAGATCGATGGTGGCAAAGCTATCCTCCTGGGAAGTAAGCAGCATAGAACCATTAGCCAAGCGGACCGCGGTCTCGGCAGGCAATCCCGCCTCCAGGAACTCTCTGATCAGGCCAATGGTCTTGGCGCTCTGCTGGGCCGCTTCGGATCCCGACCCCATGCCATCGCTTACGACCAAGGCCCAACGTCCTGACCCTAACGGAAAGCTGGCCCAATTGTCCCCGCAAAGTTGCTTGCCCTCCCGACAAGCTTGGGCGCCGCCAACCTTCACCTTGAGCGGCGGTGCAGCTACGATGGAGAAATTGCAAGTAGAAGGGCCGCAAGCCCGGTTGTCCAAGGTCATAGGTTTACCTACCAGTTTGCCGACCAGGGGAACAATTTGGCTTAAGCATAGCCCGCTTTGGCCGCAAAGCCTTCCTGCGGCTCCTTCCTGGCCACCCTCCGTATCATTAAGCCCCGGCGCTGCCGGGACTGGCCCGGGTACCTCCAAACCCACTATTATCTCCAAAGGCTCCTTCAGCACCTTAACTTCGCTCACCGGTAGTCGCCGTTCCTTGAGTTGGGCCGATATTCCTTGCTCCCAATCAGCATCGAACTCAACCTCGGACTGAACTTGAGTAGCAGCCTGCTCCAGGAAGCTGGCCATGCCTCCAGCTTGGTAGGCGAGAATGCGCCGACCTTCATTTACCTTCTGCCTCCACCACCGCTGCTGCTGCCAGCTTTCTCGCCACCACTCCGCCAGCCAAAGCAGTTCCCGAGTGCGTGAGCAACGCCGGGCGATGTCCTTGTCTAGATGCTTCTCTTCCACCGGCCCCATCCGGGCAGCAGCCAAAAGGCCTAGAAAGGCCCGATAAGTGTCGTAATAGTTTTTCTCCCAGCACAGGCGATAGAGGGTGCAAGGGCGACAGATCTCCCGCTCCAAGCGTTCCACTCCTTGGGTGAGCTTGTCCTCCTCAGCGCCGGTGACCACTGCATCCTGAAAAGTCCGCCTGAGTTCATCCATGGCTCGGGCCGAGCGCCGGAGGCGTTGCCCCACTATCCACCGCCATTTTTTACCCTCGCTAGAAGCCTTCTTATTGGCAGCTGGCAGACCGGCGCTAGACCGCCAACCCAGCCCGGCCAACAATCGCCCGGGAAGGGCTAAAAACAGAGCCACAGCTACTACGGTTTCCCCCAAGAAGCCTAGCAGAGTGACCCGGTCAGCCGCATAGGGAGAGAGCGTGAGGGTGCCGATGATAAAAGCCAAAGCCAGCCCCCATTTACCATAGCGGCGCAAGGCGCCAGCCAAAAGCCCTATTAGGGCATAGTAGCCTATGGCCGGCGATAGGATTAAAGATGAGAGGGAAGGAATTAGGCCCACCGCCGCCCCTACGCCAGCTCCTGCTCCACTGCCTCCGGCAGCCGCAGCTAGGAGAATCAGCAACCGGCCGGCTACCCCTAGGGCAGAAATCCCTCCCCACTCCCAGCCGCCGAGGCCGGAAACCATACCCAAGGCTAGAATCAGAAGAGCTACCACCTCCTCTCCAGCCAAGCGCTGATCCTTAAGCCGGTATATAGCCTCGGTAGCCGCCAAAAAGGCTACCGCTAAACCACCCGCTAAACCAGCTTCCAGTACCACCTTCCCAAGCCAAGCTAGATCGATTCCCCTCAGAGCGCCCACCCCGGAATTTAGGCCTGAGGTTAGGACTCCTTGCCCCTCTGCCCCTAAGGGCAACGGGGCAATGGACCTGGCTTGAAACATATGGATGGCCAGCTCTCCCACTCCCTGGGTAATCAAGGTGGATATAACAACCAACCCCGGCACCATCAGCCAACGGCGGTCGAAAGGCAGGTTAGCCCGCCGCAGCATAACGGCTAGCAGAACCAAGTTTACTAGGCGGGGCCAAAGCTGCGGCCCCTGGGCAGCGGAGATGGTGCCGGCCAGGCTTCCCAAAAGTATCGGTCCGGCCCGGGAAGGGTTAAAGGCTATGGCTGCCGCCAAAAAGGCTGGCCCCATAGGAAAGAGCTGGTCTTGAATGCTGGCCCGGCTAAGCAGGAACGCACTGAAAGCCCAAGCCAGCACCCGGGCCACATCCGCCCAAGTAGGCCCGGCCCGCTCTAGGTTGGTAGGTGTAGACCTGCCTCTTGCCATCTTGCGCGCCCGCTGTCGCCGCCAGATAACTGAACTCTCATACCCAGATGGCCGAGATTCGAGCACCGGCATCGCCCCCAGCATTATCTGGCGCTAATTATAGACACCATCAAGCAAAAAGCTTGTCGGTAAAACTGCCAGGGGCAAGTCAACTTTCGACGGCCAGAAACTATTAATTTTTCGCCGGTGACCATAGCGCGAAGGATTAAGCTCTTTGTCAAAGCGTCACTAAATTTATAGTCTCGCTCGCAACGTCAGGGTTACAGGCCAGCAGGCGGAAGCACTACCAAACTCCATGCGGCAAAAATAAAAGAGCCTACCGCAAATGTAGGCTCTTTTTGTTTTCCCGGTAGCGGTGGTAGGATTCGAACCTACGACACTACGGGTATGAACCGTATGCTCTAACCAGCTGAGCTACACCGCCATCCTGCCACCGAAACCACGTTAAGCAATTATATTATGGCCAACTTCCACCCCGCTGTCAAGAACCTGCGGTCGCCCAAACTTGCCCACACCTAGGGTTCTGATCATGACAACAGCCTGTCGGTTTTTTTGGAGGCAGGATTCAGGCTTTAGCTGTCTAACCTAACCCAAGGAAACAAGTAGCTTAAGCTTAAGGTTATGGGGGCATAGTTGATGCAGAAATTGACTGAACTCTTTGACCGCCTTCGGAGTTTAGAATCGGTCCTTGTGGCCTTTTCGGGAGGGGTAGACAGTACCTTTCTCCTTTGGGCGGCAGTTCAAGCCTTAGGCCCCAAGGTGCTGGCGGTAACTGCTAGCGGCCCGGCCCGGCCACCGGGAGAAGAAAAGGAAGCGGAAAAGTTGGCTCGCCAACTAGGGATCGAGTTTATGGTAATCCAGGGCAGAGAGCTCAACTTACCAGAGTTTACCGCCAACCCGCCCAGCCGCTGCTATTTTTGCCGGCGCAACCTTTATCAGCAGCTGAAGCAGATAGCCAAAAGCCGAGGGCTGAATCAGGTTATCGATGGGACCAATTTCGATGATGGGTCCGACTACCGCCCCGGGATCCGCGCCGCCAAGGAGGCAGGTATTATCAGCCCTCTAGCTGAAGTCGGCCTCACCAAGGCCGAGATCCGCCAATTGGCTCGCCAGGCGGGGCTACCCATCTGGGATAAACCAGCCGAGCCCTGCCTAGCTTCCCGCATTCCTTATAATCAGCCCATTACCGAGGAGAAACTGCGCCAGATAGCGCTGGCTGAGGCCCATTTGCGACAACTGGGTTTCGTCCCCTGCCGAGTACGACACCACGGCGATACGGCTCGCATCGAAGTGGAGGCTTCCCAGCTGGCAGAAGTGACAAAGAAGGCCAGCGAATTGGTTACCTTTCTAGAAAACCTTGGCTTTACCTACGTCACTTTGGATCTCAAGGGCTTTCGTAGCGGCAGCTTAAACGAGGTTTTGGAAATCCAGGCCCTAAAACCCTAATTCCTGCCCTACTATGATTACGTGATAATCCCTGGATCCTGAGCCATCCTGGGGGCGGCGGTGGAAGATGACCGTGACGTTGCAGATCCGGTCGGGGCGCTGGCAATCGCTGCAGCGGCCCAGCTCGACGCAGGGGGTATCGCACTTGAGGCGAGCGGCGTTCATTACCCCCGCCACCCCCCGGGACCGGCTCAACGCGTCCTCCAAGGTGGGCACCAGCTTGTTGATCCCAGCTACGATGATCACCTTTTTAGGGCCAAAGATGCTGGAGGCAACCCGGTTGCCGGTGCCATCCACATTGACGATCTGTCCGTCCATGGAAATGGCGTTGGCGCTAGTAATAAAAACATCGCTAGTAAGCTGCCGACGTAGGGTAAGGGCCCGTTCCTCTCCGCTAAGCTCAGGGTTCCAATGGTCAAAAACCTCATGGCCCCGCTGGCGTAGAGCCTCAGGAATTCTCATTTCCCTGATGGTGATGCTGCCACCCACGCCCACGCTGGCTCCTGCCGGTATGAGCTCTAGGATCTTCTGGGCAGCTTCTTCAGCCCTGGCAAAATACCAGGCATCATAGCCCTTGCGCTTCAGCGCCTGTACTACCGCGTTGCCTCTAACTGCTAGAGCTATCTCCTTCACCGTCGGATTCGACTCCTGCGCCATGTCTTGCTACAACCTCCAATCTCTAGATGTTATATGACCACGCCTACCATATGTAAATTATACCAACACTAAACCAGACTGGCTGTCCTCGGCTAAAGCTGGAGCTGGATTGGTTGCGCCCTTCTGCATACTCAAGCTACCTAAAGGCGAAAAATACTACCAAGGAAAATCGAGGTGCTATACGCCAACCAAGCTAGGAGCGGGGCCATGGTAGGAAATGTGGAAATAGCTGTTCGTTTGATCGGGGCCTTTATCCTGGGCACCATTATTGGGCTAGAGAGGGAGCGGCGGCAAAAACCAGCCGGGCTAAGGACCCATGCCCTGGTATGCTTGGGTTCGGCCCTCTTTACGGCAGTCGGTTCCTATGGGCTCATCAATTCTGGACTGCTCACCCCTGCCACTAGTGCTGACCGCATCGCCGCCCAGATCGTATCCGGGGTGGGCTTTATCGGCGCCGGACTCATCTTTAAAGAGCAAAGCCACGTCCGCGGCCTGACTACCGCTGCCAGCATCTGGCTGACCGCTGCCATCGGCATGGCCATCGCCATCGGTTTCTATGCGCCCGCTCTGATCGGTACTGCCATTGGCTTCCTGGGACTGCGCCTGCACCACCTTTTGCGCCGCTTGGGGCTGGAGATAGGCCCCGAGGAAGACTAGAACTTGGCCGACCAATCTTATTACTTGAGCAGATCCGCCAAAGTCTCTTCCTCCACTACCTCTACCCCGGCAATAATGCGCACCTTCACTTTTCCCCGGCTTATGAGATAGCGCAGCAGGCTGGGTGACAGGCTGTACCTTTTTAGTGCCTCCGGTATAGTGATCCACCCGCTGGGGATAGGCTGGTGCTCCACGGCATCCTCCCCCTCTTCCTGCATCACTATCAGCGGCCAGCGCCGGGAGTCCAAGCCCAGCAAGGTTGCCAACTTTTCGGTCATCCCTATGACCTGATAGCCTTGGCGGTAGCGGGACACCACAAACCCCATTTCCCGTAATTCCTTGACGTAGCGCTCAATGGTCCTGAGGCTGCAACCGAATTTTACCGCCAAGACCTCAGTGGACATGCGCCGGCGTGCCAGCATAAAAAAAAGGGCCAACACTGAAGGTCCTTTTCGAGAAGCAATTTCCGGAGGCATGAGGAAAGTATTGGCCGTGGTAAGGTTATAGTCGACTGGGGCATCATATACCGAGGGAAGCTCTTCCTTGCTAATCCTCAGCCTTGCCAACTTTGCCTGTACCTCATCAGCATTCCCTGCTGCAATCCTGGCCACCAAGCTACCCCTCCCGGCATTCCCTACCAAAACTGGTATGGCACGCATTGGCCCTTTACATAGATAATTCGTATCAATACCTAGAAATCCGGGGTTATCACCCCTCTATTTTTATATTCGGCACCAATTGCTCCGATCTGAATGTTGACCATGACAAAATTGCCGAACAAAAGGCCCGGTGCTATCAATTGTCGGTTTACTTGGCAGGAATTGTCATCCCTAGTTGAGCATTACTTTGGCACCCGCTGCCAGGAGACCGAGGCCCACCAGCTTCATCCAAGTAAAAGGGATGGTTTTCAGCCCAAATAGACCAAAATGATCGATGATCAAGGCGCAAGTAACCTGGCCGACAATGATGGCCGTGGTCGCCCAAGCCACGCCAATTTTGGGAATGCTGAAGGCCACCGCATAGATAATACCGACGCTAATAATTCCTCCCAAGTAGGCATACCAAGGGCCAGCCCAAGCTCGGGCCCAGGTAATCTTCTCCCAACCGGCCACAAGAATAGCTAAACAAAGCAAACTGCTAGTGATGGTGCCGATCAGGTGGACGGCCAGTGTGGCCATCAGGGTGCTAGTAGCTTTGCCAAGGGCCGAGTTGAGCGATCCTTGGATGGCCATGCTGGCACCCGCCGCTAGAGCTATCAAAAGAGCTACCCAGGTTCCCAGCAAATTAGCTTCCTCCTCCAAAAAACATATATTTCCAGCTGGGGCGCTGTTCCTCCGCTCCGTAATCCTGCGCGCCCAGCACTCAATCCTGGACTCAACCTAGTCTCATTAAAGCTCTACCTTGGTCTCCGGTGACAGGGGCACTCCTAAGGCGAAATTGAAAAAGTAGCTGTCGTAAGAGCAGCTCGCCAAATTAGTATTCCCATGGCCAGCGTGGCCAATTAGCGCTTTGCCACTAGGCCGATTTGGAGCGACCTGATTTTACCGCTTATAGAAACAGGTGCGAAGCACATTCTAATTTACGGAAGTAACCTAGCCGGCATTTAGCCTGGGCCGCACCTGGGCTAGAGTGAGGGTAACCATGCGAGCCAGCCGCCGCCAAATCTTAAGTAATAAGTTGTTGCCC from Clostridia bacterium encodes the following:
- a CDS encoding lactate utilization protein, with the translated sequence MAQESNPTVKEIALAVRGNAVVQALKRKGYDAWYFARAEEAAQKILELIPAGASVGVGGSITIREMRIPEALRQRGHEVFDHWNPELSGEERALTLRRQLTSDVFITSANAISMDGQIVNVDGTGNRVASSIFGPKKVIIVAGINKLVPTLEDALSRSRGVAGVMNAARLKCDTPCVELGRCSDCQRPDRICNVTVIFHRRPQDGSGSRDYHVIIVGQELGF
- a CDS encoding DMT family transporter, encoding MAIQGSLNSALGKATSTLMATLAVHLIGTITSSLLCLAILVAGWEKITWARAWAGPWYAYLGGIISVGIIYAVAFSIPKIGVAWATTAIIVGQVTCALIIDHFGLFGLKTIPFTWMKLVGLGLLAAGAKVMLN
- a CDS encoding HTH domain-containing protein, producing the protein MARIAAGNADEVQAKLARLRISKEELPSVYDAPVDYNLTTANTFLMPPEIASRKGPSVLALFFMLARRRMSTEVLAVKFGCSLRTIERYVKELREMGFVVSRYRQGYQVIGMTEKLATLLGLDSRRWPLIVMQEEGEDAVEHQPIPSGWITIPEALKRYSLSPSLLRYLISRGKVKVRIIAGVEVVEEETLADLLK
- the larE gene encoding ATP-dependent sacrificial sulfur transferase LarE, with the protein product MQKLTELFDRLRSLESVLVAFSGGVDSTFLLWAAVQALGPKVLAVTASGPARPPGEEKEAEKLARQLGIEFMVIQGRELNLPEFTANPPSRCYFCRRNLYQQLKQIAKSRGLNQVIDGTNFDDGSDYRPGIRAAKEAGIISPLAEVGLTKAEIRQLARQAGLPIWDKPAEPCLASRIPYNQPITEEKLRQIALAEAHLRQLGFVPCRVRHHGDTARIEVEASQLAEVTKKASELVTFLENLGFTYVTLDLKGFRSGSLNEVLEIQALKP
- a CDS encoding MgtC/SapB family protein, producing MVGNVEIAVRLIGAFILGTIIGLERERRQKPAGLRTHALVCLGSALFTAVGSYGLINSGLLTPATSADRIAAQIVSGVGFIGAGLIFKEQSHVRGLTTAASIWLTAAIGMAIAIGFYAPALIGTAIGFLGLRLHHLLRRLGLEIGPEED
- a CDS encoding SpoIIE family protein phosphatase — its product is MARGRSTPTNLERAGPTWADVARVLAWAFSAFLLSRASIQDQLFPMGPAFLAAAIAFNPSRAGPILLGSLAGTISAAQGPQLWPRLVNLVLLAVMLRRANLPFDRRWLMVPGLVVISTLITQGVGELAIHMFQARSIAPLPLGAEGQGVLTSGLNSGVGALRGIDLAWLGKVVLEAGLAGGLAVAFLAATEAIYRLKDQRLAGEEVVALLILALGMVSGLGGWEWGGISALGVAGRLLILLAAAAGGSGAGAGVGAAVGLIPSLSSLILSPAIGYYALIGLLAGALRRYGKWGLALAFIIGTLTLSPYAADRVTLLGFLGETVVAVALFLALPGRLLAGLGWRSSAGLPAANKKASSEGKKWRWIVGQRLRRSARAMDELRRTFQDAVVTGAEEDKLTQGVERLEREICRPCTLYRLCWEKNYYDTYRAFLGLLAAARMGPVEEKHLDKDIARRCSRTRELLWLAEWWRESWQQQRWWRQKVNEGRRILAYQAGGMASFLEQAATQVQSEVEFDADWEQGISAQLKERRLPVSEVKVLKEPLEIIVGLEVPGPVPAAPGLNDTEGGQEGAAGRLCGQSGLCLSQIVPLVGKLVGKPMTLDNRACGPSTCNFSIVAAPPLKVKVGGAQACREGKQLCGDNWASFPLGSGRWALVVSDGMGSGSEAAQQSAKTIGLIREFLEAGLPAETAVRLANGSMLLTSQEDSFATIDLVILNLHSGEGEFIKVGALPSLVKRGRRVAMVRSPSLPAGILDQIEIHPVRYRLRSGDILCLFSDGVLDAARHNHSDRANRVANGSPAAGSLAVGPPATGPSATSPRVASLSATMEADWGNGEDKGGGGGEWLPTFFRDLPPADAQAMAQVILQEALNHARGVAYDDMTVVVALLE